One region of Mesobacillus boroniphilus genomic DNA includes:
- a CDS encoding sensor histidine kinase, with protein sequence MIKKFFNSLRSTGISPYIWTILGILPFYFIWQLPTTVGKVVGIILTLLFFLVYWVAFVSKGWTVYLWTCILIGISIASTSLFSYIYFAFFIAYFIGNIKDRIPFLVLYFIHLVGTSIVINFEIVLKEDFFIRQLPIIVIVWIGAILLPFSIHNRNERGELEEKLEDANKRISELVKLEERQRIARDLHDTLGQKLSLIGLKSDLARKLINKDSELAKEELKDVQQTARTALNEVRKMVAEMRGIRVRDELVHVRQILKAAEIKFIGNEEDFNINNVSLLSENILSMCLKEAVTNVVKHSKASTCSISIKQTAKELFAEVSDNGVGNITDEDLYKGSGLQGMRERLEFVNGTLEIFSENGTTLLIKIPKVLKQSDREDLI encoded by the coding sequence ATGATTAAAAAGTTTTTCAATTCACTTAGAAGTACCGGGATTTCGCCATACATTTGGACGATCCTTGGAATATTGCCTTTTTACTTCATATGGCAGCTTCCAACGACGGTCGGCAAAGTTGTCGGTATCATCCTGACTCTTTTGTTCTTTCTCGTATACTGGGTGGCCTTTGTCTCAAAAGGATGGACGGTATATCTATGGACTTGCATTTTAATAGGTATTTCCATAGCGTCAACAAGTCTGTTCAGTTACATATATTTCGCTTTTTTTATCGCATATTTTATTGGGAATATTAAAGACCGGATTCCCTTCCTTGTACTGTATTTCATCCATCTTGTAGGGACATCGATCGTCATTAACTTTGAAATTGTCCTTAAGGAGGACTTTTTCATCAGGCAGCTGCCAATCATTGTGATTGTGTGGATCGGTGCCATATTACTGCCGTTTAGTATCCATAACAGAAATGAAAGAGGAGAGCTTGAAGAGAAACTCGAGGATGCGAACAAACGGATTTCAGAGTTGGTTAAATTGGAAGAGAGACAAAGGATTGCCCGAGATTTACATGATACCCTCGGTCAAAAACTTTCTCTGATAGGATTGAAAAGTGACTTAGCACGGAAATTAATCAATAAAGATTCCGAATTGGCAAAAGAAGAATTGAAGGATGTCCAGCAGACGGCAAGGACTGCACTTAATGAAGTAAGAAAGATGGTTGCCGAAATGCGGGGTATCCGGGTCCGGGATGAACTAGTACATGTCAGACAGATTTTAAAAGCAGCTGAAATCAAGTTTATCGGCAATGAAGAGGACTTTAATATCAACAATGTTTCCTTGCTCTCAGAGAATATCCTAAGCATGTGTTTAAAAGAAGCTGTTACGAATGTAGTCAAGCATAGTAAGGCATCAACATGCAGCATTTCCATTAAACAAACGGCAAAAGAACTGTTTGCTGAAGTAAGTGACAATGGAGTTGGAAATATAACAGATGAGGACTTATATAAAGGGAGCGGACTTCAGGGCATGAGGGAACGACTTGAATTCGTGAATGGAACCCTAGAGATTTTTTCTGAAAACGGTACGACTCTATTAATCAAGATACCAAAGGTATTAAAACAAAGTGACAGGGAGGACCTGATATGA
- a CDS encoding fatty acid desaturase — protein MATHNAKELRKQVAPYESSNTKDSIIQIINTIIPFLVLWFLAFQSIEISYLLTLGIAVFAAGFMIRIFIIFHDCTHHSFFKNRTANKVVGTLTGVLTLFPYSQWGHEHSVHHATSSNLDKRGTGDIWVLTVDEYMAAPMWQKLAYRMYRNPFVMFVLGPIYIVLITNRFNRKGARMKERMNTYLTNVLIFGISGLMIWAIGWKAFVMVEGPIFFIAGMFGIWLFYVQHTFEDSYFEADKDWEYVRAAVEGSSYYQLPKVLQWITGNIGYHHVHHLSPRVPNYKLEEVHKNTKPLQNVPTITLSTSLTSLKFRLWDEQNKQFISFKEMKVYKQNSKLTPQTKPEL, from the coding sequence ATGGCAACTCACAATGCAAAAGAACTTAGAAAACAGGTCGCCCCTTATGAAAGCTCAAACACTAAAGATAGTATCATTCAAATAATCAATACGATCATTCCATTTTTGGTTTTATGGTTTCTGGCCTTTCAAAGCATTGAGATTTCCTATTTATTAACACTGGGAATCGCAGTTTTCGCCGCCGGTTTCATGATCAGGATCTTCATTATCTTCCATGACTGTACGCACCATTCATTCTTCAAAAACCGTACAGCCAACAAAGTGGTTGGTACGCTTACTGGAGTTTTGACATTGTTCCCATATAGCCAGTGGGGCCATGAACATTCTGTTCACCACGCAACAAGCAGTAATTTGGACAAGCGTGGAACAGGAGACATATGGGTATTGACAGTTGACGAATACATGGCAGCACCGATGTGGCAGAAGCTTGCATACAGAATGTACCGTAATCCATTTGTGATGTTTGTATTGGGTCCGATTTATATTGTTCTAATCACGAACCGTTTCAACCGGAAAGGTGCAAGGATGAAGGAGCGCATGAACACTTATTTAACGAATGTGTTGATTTTCGGAATTTCTGGTCTTATGATTTGGGCAATTGGCTGGAAGGCATTTGTAATGGTTGAAGGTCCAATCTTCTTCATTGCTGGAATGTTCGGCATTTGGCTGTTCTATGTACAGCATACATTCGAAGATTCTTACTTTGAAGCTGATAAGGATTGGGAATACGTAAGAGCTGCGGTAGAAGGAAGTTCTTATTATCAGTTGCCTAAGGTGCTCCAGTGGATTACTGGCAACATCGGCTACCACCATGTTCACCATTTAAGCCCAAGGGTTCCAAACTATAAGCTTGAAGAGGTTCACAAGAATACGAAGCCTTTGCAGAATGTGCCGACAATAACACTTTCTACAAGCTTGACTTCACTGAAATTCCGTTTATGGGATGAACAAAATAAGCAGTTTATCAGCTTCAAGGAAATGAAAGTATATAAGCAAAACAGCAAATTGACGCCTCAAACGAAGCCTGAACTATAA
- a CDS encoding SDR family oxidoreductase has protein sequence MKTAIVTGSSSGFGELIAIELAKSGYTVVATMRNLQKKGSLLKAAAAESVTDKITVFPLDVTLQDSIEEFKDFVGSLVSVELLVNNAGYAQGGFCEELSVDEYRKQFETNFFGVIAVTQALLPSMRKQESGKIINMSSISGRFGFPGLSAYVASKYALEGYSESLRLELKPFGIDVVLVEPGSYRTNIWQSIDNISIQEDSPYEKSMAAILNEMKSSEASYGDPRDVAKLITKIATSASEPDLRYPIGKGVKNMIRLKNLLPWKAIEKMVINKLKI, from the coding sequence TTGAAAACTGCGATAGTAACAGGTTCCTCGAGCGGGTTTGGTGAATTGATCGCCATCGAATTAGCTAAATCAGGTTATACTGTGGTCGCCACGATGCGGAACCTCCAGAAAAAAGGTTCTTTGCTGAAAGCAGCAGCTGCTGAAAGTGTGACAGATAAGATTACTGTTTTTCCATTAGATGTAACGCTGCAAGATTCAATCGAAGAATTTAAAGACTTTGTGGGATCTCTTGTTTCTGTTGAATTGTTAGTAAACAATGCTGGTTATGCTCAGGGCGGCTTTTGCGAGGAACTGTCAGTAGATGAGTATCGAAAACAATTCGAAACGAACTTTTTTGGCGTTATTGCTGTCACCCAGGCTCTCCTCCCCTCCATGCGCAAGCAGGAATCAGGTAAAATCATAAATATGAGCAGCATTAGCGGAAGATTTGGATTCCCAGGATTGTCTGCATATGTTGCATCGAAATATGCGCTTGAAGGATACAGTGAAAGTTTAAGGCTCGAGCTAAAGCCTTTTGGAATTGACGTCGTACTTGTCGAGCCGGGTTCCTACAGGACAAACATTTGGCAAAGTATAGATAATATTTCTATACAGGAGGATTCACCCTATGAAAAATCCATGGCTGCCATATTGAATGAAATGAAAAGCAGTGAAGCTTCCTACGGAGACCCCCGGGACGTCGCTAAACTCATTACAAAAATCGCTACCTCAGCCAGCGAACCTGACTTAAGGTACCCCATAGGAAAAGGCGTAAAGAATATGATACGTCTGAAAAATCTATTACCCTGGAAAGCGATTGAGAAAATGGTCATAAATAAGCTGAAAATTTAA
- a CDS encoding VUT family protein translates to MRIFLYLISIVTANVITAALAPLQFGMFIVPMGTLLIGATFIFRDLVQNKYGRAKTYMFIGLALILSAIVSFILGDTMWIVFASAMSFAVAETTDTEIYTRLKLPMSWRIFYSGLVGGLLDSVIFVVIGLSPLGANFLPWEAVPAAILGQVIVKTIIQGIGAMLLNPINNIFNNKAMSN, encoded by the coding sequence ATGAGAATCTTTTTATACTTAATTTCAATTGTTACTGCCAATGTGATTACAGCGGCGCTTGCGCCACTTCAATTTGGCATGTTCATTGTGCCTATGGGGACATTATTGATAGGGGCCACATTCATTTTCCGGGACCTTGTCCAGAATAAGTACGGCCGTGCGAAGACTTATATGTTTATTGGTTTGGCACTCATTCTGTCAGCAATCGTTTCTTTTATTCTTGGAGATACAATGTGGATCGTCTTTGCTTCGGCAATGAGCTTCGCTGTTGCTGAAACGACCGATACTGAAATTTACACAAGACTAAAGCTTCCAATGAGCTGGAGAATTTTTTACAGCGGATTAGTTGGCGGCCTTCTGGATTCAGTCATATTTGTCGTGATTGGATTAAGTCCGCTAGGAGCAAACTTCCTTCCATGGGAAGCTGTTCCCGCTGCGATTTTAGGCCAGGTAATCGTAAAAACCATCATTCAGGGAATTGGCGCGATGCTGCTTAACCCTATCAATAATATTTTCAATAATAAAGCAATGTCAAACTAG
- the queE gene encoding 7-carboxy-7-deazaguanine synthase QueE: protein MSKIPVMEIFGPTIQGEGMVIGQKTMFVRTAGCDYSCAWCDSSFTWDGSGKDLVRQMDADEIWSEMRALAGDGFSYVTISGGNPALLKNLSGLIELLKENKISICLETQGSKWQEWFLKIDALTLSPKPPSSGMKTDFEVLDQIVNGLKENGSLKNASLKIVVFDAVDYEFAKLIHQRYPELPFFLQVGNDDIATEDQMNLMSSLVDKYEWLINKVVSDMEMNNVRVLPQLHVYVWGNKRGV, encoded by the coding sequence TTGAGTAAGATTCCCGTGATGGAAATTTTCGGACCGACAATTCAGGGAGAGGGAATGGTCATCGGACAAAAGACAATGTTTGTTCGAACGGCAGGATGTGACTATTCCTGTGCCTGGTGTGACTCATCATTTACATGGGACGGTTCTGGAAAAGACTTGGTCCGGCAAATGGATGCTGATGAAATCTGGAGTGAAATGAGAGCGTTGGCTGGAGATGGTTTTTCATATGTTACCATCTCAGGTGGAAATCCTGCTCTCCTGAAAAACCTATCTGGACTGATTGAATTACTAAAGGAAAACAAGATCAGCATATGCCTGGAGACTCAAGGCAGCAAATGGCAGGAGTGGTTCTTGAAAATTGATGCACTGACCTTGTCCCCAAAACCGCCAAGTTCAGGAATGAAAACAGATTTTGAGGTTTTAGACCAAATCGTAAATGGTCTGAAAGAGAACGGTTCTTTAAAAAACGCCAGCCTTAAAATAGTCGTTTTTGATGCAGTTGATTATGAATTTGCCAAACTGATTCATCAGCGCTATCCAGAATTACCGTTTTTTTTACAGGTAGGAAATGACGATATTGCAACAGAAGACCAGATGAACCTAATGTCATCGTTGGTCGATAAGTATGAATGGCTGATTAATAAGGTTGTTTCTGACATGGAAATGAACAATGTCAGAGTACTTCCACAGCTTCATGTCTATGTTTGGGGAAATAAAAGAGGAGTTTAG
- the queD gene encoding 6-carboxytetrahydropterin synthase QueD, translating to MFGFRIVEQLQKIDQDINKEQLKYHSKRVLVSKEFTFDAAHHLHNYEGKCKNLHGHTYKVIFGLSGFVDDRGLMIDFGDIKDIWKSEIEIYLDHKYLNETLPPMNTTAENMVVWIYEKMAEALAIRQHLYDGARVEFVKLYETPTSYAEARREWMEIE from the coding sequence ATGTTCGGATTTCGCATCGTAGAACAGCTTCAAAAGATAGATCAGGATATAAACAAGGAACAACTTAAATATCATTCAAAACGTGTCCTAGTCAGCAAGGAATTCACCTTCGACGCCGCACACCATCTCCATAACTATGAAGGTAAATGCAAAAACCTCCACGGCCATACTTATAAAGTCATTTTCGGCCTGAGTGGTTTTGTCGATGACCGAGGATTAATGATTGATTTTGGGGACATAAAGGATATCTGGAAATCAGAAATAGAAATATATCTTGATCACAAATATTTGAATGAAACATTGCCGCCGATGAATACAACAGCTGAAAACATGGTTGTCTGGATTTATGAAAAAATGGCTGAAGCCCTGGCAATTAGACAGCATTTATACGACGGTGCAAGGGTCGAGTTTGTGAAACTCTACGAAACTCCTACAAGCTATGCTGAAGCTAGACGGGAGTGGATGGAGATTGAGTAA
- the queC gene encoding 7-cyano-7-deazaguanine synthase QueC: protein MKKEKAVVVFSGGQDSTTCLFWAMKEFAEVEAVTFDYNQRHKTEIDCAKEITKELGINHHILDMSLLNQLAPNALTRSEIEVKDGEEGGLPSTFVPGRNLLFMSFAGVLASQVNAKHIITGVCETDFSGYPDCRDVFIKSLNVTINLSMDQNFVIHTPLMWLNKAETWKLADELGAFEFVREKTLTCYNGIIADGCGVCPACKLRKNGLDDFLRGAV, encoded by the coding sequence ATGAAAAAAGAAAAAGCGGTAGTCGTTTTCAGCGGCGGCCAGGATAGCACGACATGCCTGTTCTGGGCTATGAAGGAATTTGCAGAAGTGGAAGCAGTGACCTTTGATTATAACCAGAGGCACAAAACAGAAATAGACTGCGCAAAAGAAATCACGAAGGAACTTGGGATAAATCATCATATTCTCGATATGAGTCTGTTGAATCAATTGGCGCCAAATGCACTGACAAGAAGCGAAATTGAAGTGAAGGACGGGGAAGAGGGTGGATTACCTTCCACCTTCGTCCCAGGACGCAACCTATTGTTCATGTCTTTTGCAGGTGTATTGGCAAGCCAAGTTAATGCTAAACATATCATTACAGGTGTTTGTGAAACAGATTTCAGCGGCTACCCTGATTGCCGGGATGTGTTCATAAAGTCTTTGAATGTCACGATTAATTTGTCAATGGACCAAAACTTTGTCATCCATACTCCATTGATGTGGCTGAACAAGGCTGAAACCTGGAAGCTGGCTGATGAACTGGGAGCATTCGAATTCGTAAGAGAAAAAACACTAACTTGTTATAACGGCATCATCGCTGATGGATGTGGAGTGTGCCCCGCCTGCAAGCTTAGGAAAAATGGACTTGATGATTTTTTGAGAGGAGCTGTATAA
- a CDS encoding nucleotidyltransferase domain-containing protein has product MDMPAKLSAFETAKKFVEESFPDCDAALLAGSVARGEATVTSDLDIVIFDKNLPSAYRESLIAHGWPIEVFVHNLQSYKLFFESDIKRARPSLPRMVAEGMVIRKNEFLPEVIDEAKRIIRKGPEEWTKKEIEFKRYFITDTLDDFIGSNNKGEGIFIAGTLAEQLQEFVLRTNKRWVGKSKWVVRELNHYDPIFTEKFVEAFSQYYQTGKKQMVIEIADLVLKPYGGRLFEGFSVK; this is encoded by the coding sequence ATGGACATGCCCGCTAAATTATCGGCTTTTGAAACAGCTAAAAAGTTTGTGGAGGAGAGCTTTCCAGACTGCGACGCAGCACTGCTTGCTGGGAGTGTAGCCAGGGGAGAAGCAACTGTTACATCGGATTTAGATATTGTGATATTCGATAAGAACCTTCCATCAGCATACAGAGAGTCATTGATTGCGCATGGATGGCCCATCGAGGTTTTCGTCCATAATTTACAGTCCTATAAGCTTTTCTTTGAGAGTGATATAAAAAGGGCGAGACCAAGCTTGCCGAGAATGGTTGCTGAAGGAATGGTTATCAGAAAAAACGAATTTCTCCCTGAAGTAATAGATGAAGCAAAAAGGATTATCAGGAAAGGACCAGAAGAGTGGACCAAGAAAGAGATCGAGTTCAAACGATATTTCATTACAGATACACTTGATGATTTCATTGGATCGAACAACAAGGGAGAGGGAATTTTCATTGCAGGCACGCTGGCTGAACAGCTGCAAGAATTTGTGTTAAGGACAAACAAGCGTTGGGTCGGAAAATCAAAATGGGTGGTGAGGGAATTAAATCATTATGATCCCATTTTCACAGAAAAATTTGTAGAAGCATTCTCACAGTATTACCAAACGGGTAAAAAACAGATGGTCATAGAAATAGCCGACCTAGTTTTAAAACCCTATGGGGGAAGGTTATTTGAAGGCTTTTCAGTGAAGTAA
- a CDS encoding PaaI family thioesterase, which translates to MEERVLKAIQDEYPDDFSWCYGCGRMNEHGHHFRTGWDGDKTISIYNPKKEHMALPGFVYGGVIGSFVDCHGTGSAALYLHRKNGYEPGDGEEPPRFVTASLHVDFMKPTPQGTALKAIGTVHEIHPKKYRVETEVFAGETLCARGEVIAVVMPDTFTAK; encoded by the coding sequence ATGGAAGAAAGGGTGTTGAAAGCCATCCAGGATGAATACCCAGATGATTTCTCTTGGTGTTACGGCTGCGGGAGGATGAATGAGCACGGACACCATTTCCGGACAGGCTGGGATGGGGACAAGACAATATCAATCTACAATCCAAAAAAAGAGCATATGGCCCTGCCAGGGTTCGTATATGGCGGCGTGATTGGCTCGTTTGTGGATTGCCATGGCACCGGTTCGGCTGCACTCTACCTGCACCGAAAAAATGGTTATGAACCAGGAGACGGGGAAGAACCGCCAAGATTTGTAACAGCATCCTTGCATGTCGATTTCATGAAACCGACGCCTCAAGGAACAGCCTTAAAAGCAATAGGTACCGTCCATGAGATTCATCCAAAAAAATATCGAGTTGAAACAGAAGTTTTTGCCGGGGAAACACTTTGTGCTAGAGGAGAAGTGATCGCTGTCGTGATGCCAGATACATTTACAGCAAAATAA
- a CDS encoding aldo/keto reductase, which translates to MKYRRLGKTNLDVSVIGIGTWQYGGEWGKDFGQYEVDAILDKANEKGINFLDTAECYGDHLSESLIGDYLSRGNREDWIVATKFGHHFHGNFERTRHWSANDVLKQLDASLKALRTDYIDLYQAHSCTDEEFNNDELWTMLHKQVEKGKIRHLGISLRSNEESYQTDRASDVNAGAIQVVYNRLDRKPEEQIFPSSQDQNLGVLARVPLASGYLSGKYKPGATFSTDDVRSKHDSEETTRLLQQVEEIQDNEVPEGVPMATWALSWVLKHPAVTAVIPGCKTPEQVELNAKAAQLAVDNHPQSLK; encoded by the coding sequence ATGAAGTACAGACGCTTAGGAAAGACAAACCTTGATGTATCTGTTATCGGAATCGGAACCTGGCAGTATGGCGGTGAATGGGGAAAGGATTTCGGGCAATATGAGGTCGATGCTATCCTGGACAAAGCAAATGAAAAAGGAATCAACTTCCTCGATACAGCCGAATGCTATGGAGACCACTTATCGGAAAGTCTTATTGGAGATTACCTGAGCCGGGGCAACCGGGAGGACTGGATTGTGGCAACTAAATTCGGCCATCATTTCCATGGTAATTTTGAAAGGACACGTCACTGGAGTGCAAATGACGTACTAAAGCAGCTGGATGCTTCGCTGAAGGCGTTAAGAACTGATTACATAGATTTATATCAAGCGCATTCATGTACAGATGAAGAATTCAACAACGATGAATTATGGACAATGCTCCACAAGCAAGTGGAAAAAGGAAAAATCCGGCACCTCGGCATCTCACTTCGATCCAATGAAGAAAGCTACCAGACTGACCGCGCTTCAGACGTAAACGCAGGTGCCATCCAGGTCGTATACAATCGTCTTGACCGTAAGCCGGAAGAGCAGATCTTCCCTTCAAGCCAAGATCAAAATCTGGGGGTACTTGCAAGAGTTCCGCTGGCAAGTGGATACTTAAGCGGTAAATATAAACCAGGTGCGACTTTCAGCACTGACGATGTTCGCTCCAAACATGATAGCGAAGAAACAACGAGATTACTCCAACAGGTCGAAGAGATTCAAGATAACGAAGTCCCCGAAGGTGTTCCAATGGCCACGTGGGCATTATCCTGGGTCCTGAAACACCCTGCAGTCACTGCCGTCATTCCAGGTTGCAAGACACCAGAACAAGTGGAACTCAATGCAAAAGCAGCACAACTGGCCGTTGATAATCATCCTCAGAGTTTAAAATAA
- a CDS encoding methyltransferase codes for MNEQQQDKLLNVKTTGEQKGFLTSLHYHRYEPTPYSALELFFNEYKLNRHDHVVDFGCGKGRLNFHLNYHFNINVSGVEMNETFYMEALENKQCYLKNFRNRADRINFYCVLAEDYEISPNNNKFYFFNPFTVQILMSVLKNIMISFEKYQREIDLILYYPSEDYIFYLENQTPFELVFEMKLPENNPNERFLVYRLNT; via the coding sequence ATGAATGAACAACAACAGGATAAATTGTTGAATGTTAAAACAACTGGTGAACAAAAAGGATTCTTGACTTCATTACATTACCATCGGTATGAACCAACTCCATATAGTGCGCTTGAATTATTTTTCAATGAATACAAATTGAACCGTCATGATCATGTAGTCGACTTTGGATGTGGGAAAGGGCGATTGAATTTTCATCTGAATTATCATTTCAATATCAATGTCTCTGGAGTTGAAATGAATGAAACATTCTACATGGAAGCCCTCGAAAACAAACAGTGTTACTTAAAGAATTTTCGAAACAGAGCGGATAGAATAAACTTTTATTGCGTTTTGGCAGAGGATTATGAAATTTCACCTAATAATAACAAGTTTTATTTCTTTAACCCTTTTACGGTTCAAATTCTGATGAGTGTATTAAAAAATATAATGATTTCTTTTGAAAAATATCAAAGGGAAATCGACCTGATTCTATATTATCCATCTGAGGACTATATATTTTATTTAGAGAATCAGACACCATTTGAACTAGTATTTGAAATGAAACTGCCTGAAAATAACCCGAATGAAAGGTTCTTAGTGTATAGGTTGAATACTTGA
- a CDS encoding FAD-dependent oxidoreductase translates to MNRDRAVVIGGGIAGKLAARVLSEFFQEVILIEKDKKNDHFTNRKGVPQGNQGHVLLKSGEEIIEELFPGIIQELSRNGAKKTDFAGDLLWSHHGTQKIRFDSNVFISQQSRPLLEWQIQQRLEKIHNINFRFDCKVQNLKFNTDEMNTIVIEDINGVVTDLLADLVIDASGAAALHNQWLRASGYGIPTKTEIKIDLFYASMVFKKIAHESINWHSLLAFPNPPEVERGGMISPIEGNRMLVTLIGYGTKEIPKNKDSFLEYAQTLNQPEMYEVIKNESPLSEEVQVYRFPALRRYHFENQRNFPTGLLVIGDAFCRVDPVFAQGMSLAAMEAKALREILMKGPKQAAVNKKLS, encoded by the coding sequence ATGAACAGAGATAGAGCTGTGGTAATAGGTGGTGGTATTGCGGGCAAGCTGGCTGCACGTGTACTGTCTGAGTTTTTCCAAGAAGTAATATTAATAGAAAAAGATAAGAAAAATGATCATTTCACTAATAGGAAAGGTGTTCCACAAGGTAATCAGGGGCATGTTTTGCTGAAAAGCGGAGAAGAGATTATAGAGGAGCTTTTCCCGGGAATCATTCAGGAATTATCTCGAAATGGAGCCAAGAAAACGGACTTCGCGGGAGATCTATTATGGTCACATCACGGTACTCAAAAGATCCGATTTGATTCAAACGTGTTCATTAGCCAGCAAAGCCGACCTCTACTTGAGTGGCAGATCCAGCAAAGACTGGAAAAAATACATAATATCAATTTTCGATTCGATTGCAAGGTGCAGAATCTTAAATTCAATACCGATGAAATGAACACCATCGTCATCGAGGATATAAACGGTGTCGTAACGGACCTTTTAGCGGATTTAGTAATTGATGCATCTGGTGCTGCCGCGCTTCATAACCAATGGCTAAGGGCCTCAGGATATGGGATTCCGACCAAAACAGAAATCAAGATAGATTTATTTTATGCTAGCATGGTCTTTAAGAAAATTGCTCATGAATCTATTAATTGGCACAGTCTCCTCGCCTTTCCCAATCCCCCAGAAGTCGAACGTGGCGGCATGATTTCACCTATCGAAGGGAATCGTATGCTGGTTACCCTGATTGGCTATGGTACGAAGGAAATTCCAAAAAATAAAGACAGCTTTCTGGAATATGCACAGACACTTAATCAACCTGAAATGTATGAAGTGATTAAAAATGAATCACCACTCTCCGAGGAAGTACAAGTCTACCGGTTCCCTGCCCTCCGTCGTTATCACTTTGAAAATCAAAGAAATTTTCCAACCGGATTGTTGGTAATTGGGGATGCTTTTTGCCGGGTAGACCCTGTTTTTGCACAGGGGATGAGCCTTGCTGCAATGGAAGCAAAGGCATTAAGGGAAATTTTAATGAAGGGGCCTAAACAGGCAGCAGTTAACAAAAAGCTATCATAA
- a CDS encoding cyclic-phosphate processing receiver domain-containing protein has protein sequence MNEISVFLDDYRQPPEGYVLAETIDECLILLKNYEIDHLSLDHDLASYTRNGLLLVKIMVEKQLFANRITIHSANSVGGKAMYNCFKKAQNDYLMPQSINILLRPLPLHSFTSRMMSIY, from the coding sequence ATGAATGAAATCAGTGTTTTCCTAGATGATTACCGCCAGCCGCCAGAAGGTTATGTTTTGGCAGAAACTATAGATGAATGTCTCATTCTTTTGAAAAATTATGAAATCGACCACTTGTCGCTAGACCATGACCTTGCAAGCTATACCAGGAATGGCTTGTTGCTTGTAAAAATAATGGTCGAGAAACAGCTATTTGCCAATCGAATCACAATCCACTCTGCAAACTCGGTCGGCGGGAAAGCTATGTATAATTGCTTCAAGAAAGCACAGAATGATTACCTTATGCCTCAGTCTATAAATATTCTTTTACGTCCCCTGCCCCTGCATTCCTTTACTTCACGGATGATGTCTATTTATTAA
- a CDS encoding aspartate/glutamate racemase family protein, with the protein MKTIGMIGGMSWESSSEYYRIINEEIKRRLGGLHSAKCILYSVDFDEIEKCQSENRWDEAGQILGDAAFSLEKAGAGFILICTNTMHKVIDQISQKISIPILHIADETAIQIKKHGMKKIGLLGTKYTMEHDFYKLRIESQDIEVLIPDEEERDVINKTIFNELCFGNIQESSRDCFKRIIGNLVSEGAEGIILGCTEIGLLIKQEDASVPLFDTTVIHAHGAVEKALNIK; encoded by the coding sequence ATGAAAACGATTGGTATGATTGGCGGTATGAGCTGGGAGTCCTCTTCAGAGTATTACCGTATTATAAATGAAGAAATAAAAAGAAGGCTTGGCGGACTTCATTCAGCAAAGTGTATTTTATATAGTGTGGATTTTGATGAAATTGAAAAATGTCAATCTGAGAACAGATGGGACGAAGCAGGGCAAATACTAGGTGATGCAGCTTTTTCATTGGAAAAAGCAGGGGCTGGATTTATCTTGATTTGCACCAATACAATGCATAAGGTGATTGACCAGATTTCTCAGAAAATAAGTATTCCTATCCTTCATATAGCAGATGAAACTGCTATACAAATCAAAAAGCATGGAATGAAAAAGATTGGGTTGTTGGGCACTAAGTATACAATGGAGCATGATTTTTATAAATTAAGAATTGAATCCCAAGATATCGAAGTGCTAATTCCTGATGAAGAAGAGAGGGATGTAATCAATAAGACGATTTTCAATGAATTATGCTTTGGAAATATTCAGGAATCCTCGAGGGATTGTTTTAAAAGAATCATCGGAAACCTTGTTTCAGAAGGGGCAGAAGGAATCATTCTGGGCTGTACTGAAATCGGCCTGTTGATAAAGCAAGAGGATGCATCGGTTCCCCTATTTGACACCACGGTGATACATGCTCATGGAGCAGTTGAAAAGGCGCTAAATATTAAATAG